Proteins encoded by one window of Conger conger chromosome 1, fConCon1.1, whole genome shotgun sequence:
- the si:ch211-120k19.1 gene encoding mpv17-like protein yields the protein MSRLWSSIKSHPYLTNVVGYTALFASADLIQQTILGGKQGQTSLDKKVTLDLKQKTNGESGPEEEATNQGKGVFPEIESRQVMDLSSGRPRKKPESPGNERTLSNDGEAEHGLQEAERPTKMKPGTWSDIDWSQTARVGLVGFCFNANFNYNWLKGLERLWPGGGVKRVAGKVFLDQLIAAPLTISAFYIGLSVLEGREDPLEDWREKFWTSYKAGVVYWSTMQAVNFTLVPPAARTVFVGGIALVWTIFLCHLRQQRGITQTHP from the exons ATGAGCAGACTCTGGTCCTCAATCAAGTCTCATCCTTACCTTACTAATGTTGTCGGCTACACAGCTTTATTTGCTTCTGCGGATCTTATCCAGCAAACCATTCTGGGAGGGAAGCAAGGGCAAACTAGTTTGGACAAAAAGGTCACTTTAGACCTAAAGCAAAAGACAAATGGGGAGAGTGGACCTGAAGAAGAAGCAACCAATCAGGGAAAGGGAGTATTCCCAGAAATTGAATCCAGACAAGTGATGGATCTCTCATCAGGAAGGCCAAGAAAGAAACCAGAGTCACCAGGAAATGAGAGAACATTATCCAACGATGGAGAGGCAGAGCACGGTTTGCAAGAAGCCGAACGGCCAACCAAAATGAAGCCAGGGACATGGTCGGACATTGACTGGTCCCAGACTGCACGAGTGGGGCTTGTTGGATTCTGCTTCAATGCCAATTTCAACTACAACTGGCTGAAGGGATTAGAGAGGCTGTGGCCAGGTGGAGGGGTGAAACGAGTGGCAGGGAAAGTGTTCCTAGATCAGCTGATTGCCGCTCCTTTAACTATCAGCGCCTTCTATATTG GATTGAGTGTCCTGGAGGGAAGAGAGGACCCATTAGAAGACTGGCGGGAGAAATTCTGGACTTCTTACAAG GCTGGAGTGGTATACTGGTCCACAATGCAG GCAGTGAATTTCACCTTGGTCCCTCCAGCAGCACGGACTGTCTTTGTGGGCGGAATCGCTCTTGTTTGGACCATCTTTCTATGTCATCTTCGACAGCAAAGAGGCATCACTCAAACACATCCTTGA